The window ACAGGGAGTCAAGATGGATCGGGTCGGTTTCCATGATGGTACGAAGGTGTACAGTCGATATAAACTGGGATTGTCATGTCTCGGATGTATTGGAGCAATTTTTAATCAGGAATTTTAGCAGAGCCGATCGTTCAAAGTGATGACTGGGAGAGGGGGGTGCGTCCGACAAAACGATCGCATGTAGGATACTCACGTAGTGCGTCTATTACACTGATGATATTGTTTATATACCAACTTTAATTGCTACGCAGAGATCTGTCTTCTGTAACTTCGATCCAAAGAAATACGGCTGCTACTCCAAGGATGAGCCCTGATATTATGTTGAGAACTCCTGTCGGAAGTATCTCCAGAACCGGCTGAATGCTGAGCCCGTCTGACGCCATTTCGGCAGACAAATCGAGTTACCGGCTATGGAAAGAGCCTCGCCCAGAACTGGATCAAAACTACCAGCGAACGCAAAGACCCCTGCCAGAATTGCAGTAAAAGGATCGATCCCTGCAGCTCCCAACCCTAGTAGAACTGCGAATTCACCGGATCCGCTGGCGACTGCCTGCTCTCGAGTCACCATATCTCACATTACAAGGTTATAGCAAATAAAACCCAAAACGGATCGATGAGCATCCGTTAAGATTCACGCCGACCTCCACTCGATTCTACGAATCTAGCTGAACTGTCTCATGTCGATCCGGCACGATGTTGACGAGCGGTTTGAGACTTGTTGTCGGACGCATCCCCCTCCCCCAGGAAGACTAATTCAGAGCCGATGAATATGATCGTTGTTCCAGCTGCAGAAACAGTCATAGGATCGTCTGTGTCTCGTTGTTACGGGCCTCAACTCACCGTCTAGTATCTCGATGATTTGCTGGACGCACCCCCCTCTGTCCCTGTCCTCTACCTGAGGAACAGTGGAATAGCAAGGGAACCAACACCGATATTCTAGACGCTATCCCGTCTGCTAGTCAGGAAGACATGTAGGACACGGGGGTTTTATACGTAATACCTGAAAACGGGAGCGTATGAAGGCGTTCGGCGACGAGGACACGATCTTCGAGGATATGGACGTCCTCAACCCTAACGAGCAGACGTATCAGCCCGAGTCGCTGCCGGAGCGCGAGGTCGAACTCGATCAGATCCACTCCGCACTCCGTCCAGCGACGATGGGCTCGACGCCGCTCAACCTGATCGTATACGGTCAATCCGGGCAGGGGAAGACCGTCGGAATCCGCCTCAAGACCGACCAGCTTCAGGAGTACGCCGATGACTCCGAGATGGACCTCACCGTGGTTCACATCCGTTGTAAGGGCATGGACGGGTCCTATCACGTCCTGACGCATCTCGTCAAGCGACTCCGTGAGAAGCGATTCGGCCCCGGTGAGGAGCTCCCGAGCGGTCACCAGCGGAAGACCCTCCTCAACATGGTGATCGAGAACTTGGAGGAGATCGGCGGGACGGTCATCGTCGTCCTCGACGAGATCGATGCCATCGGCGACGACGACTACATCCTCTACGAACTCCCGCGGTCGAATCCGGACGGGGTCCGTCTCTCGCTCATCGGAATCACGAACGACCTCCAGTTCCGTGAGAACCTCGACGCCGACGTCCGGTCGAGCCTTGGCGAGGATGAGGTTCGCTTCGAACCCTATGACGCCGATCAGCTCCGCAACATCCTCGCACGGCGTGCCGTCGGTGCCCTCCGTGACACGTATTTCGAGGACGATATCGAGGACTACCAGCATCTCCGAAGCGAGATTCTAAGCGACGACACGATCCCGCTTGCTGCGGCGTTAGGCGCACAGGACACGGGAGACGCTCGCGAAGCGATCCGGCTGCTGTTCCGTGCGACCAGATTCGCCGACGATAGAGGTGAGACGATCGTCACAGAAGAGCACGTGCGCGAGGCACGTGACTTCCTCGAGACGAAGGCTATCGAGTCGGGGATTCAGACACTCCCGAATCAACGAATGCTCGCGCTCATGGCGGTCACGTATCACGGGATTCACGGCGATACCCCCGTGACGACAACACCGATCTACACCCAGTACAAGACCTTCTGCGAGTACGCAGAGGTGAACGCCCTCTCGAACCGGCGATTCCGTGACCGACTCAACGATCTCGCCGATACGAACGTGCTCAATAAGCGGCAGGGCCGGGGTCGTGGAGACGAAAACCAGTATTCGCTGGCGGTCGATCTCGATACGGCGCTCGAGAATCTCCCGAAGGAATCGGAGCGTCTGGGGGATGTCGCAACGGTTCTTCGAGAACAGGGTGGTGTTGCGGGCAACTAACCCCGAATGCCGTCTTCCTATGGTAACCTGTTGTTCGCTTAGAAATAACAGAGAGCTACCATAGACTTATTTCGATGCTTTACCACAATCCAACAATCAAATGAGCGAGGACGACCTGTTTACCACCTTGGATATCCCTCGGGTTATCGATACTTCTGACGTA is drawn from Halorubrum sp. CBA1229 and contains these coding sequences:
- a CDS encoding AAA family ATPase, producing the protein MKAFGDEDTIFEDMDVLNPNEQTYQPESLPEREVELDQIHSALRPATMGSTPLNLIVYGQSGQGKTVGIRLKTDQLQEYADDSEMDLTVVHIRCKGMDGSYHVLTHLVKRLREKRFGPGEELPSGHQRKTLLNMVIENLEEIGGTVIVVLDEIDAIGDDDYILYELPRSNPDGVRLSLIGITNDLQFRENLDADVRSSLGEDEVRFEPYDADQLRNILARRAVGALRDTYFEDDIEDYQHLRSEILSDDTIPLAAALGAQDTGDAREAIRLLFRATRFADDRGETIVTEEHVREARDFLETKAIESGIQTLPNQRMLALMAVTYHGIHGDTPVTTTPIYTQYKTFCEYAEVNALSNRRFRDRLNDLADTNVLNKRQGRGRGDENQYSLAVDLDTALENLPKESERLGDVATVLREQGGVAGN